In Sulfitobacter sp. LCG007, the sequence CAAGCTCAACGATCCGACCTTCGACCTGCTGCGCAGCCTTGGCTACAGCCGCAAGGACATCGAGGCGGCCAACGACCACGTCTGCGGCACCATGACGCTGGAAGGCGCGCCGCACCTGAAGGACGAGCACCTGCCGATCTTCGACTGCGCCAATCCCTGCGGCAAGAAGGGCAAGCGCTTCCTGTCGGTGGACAGCCATATCTACATGATGGCGGCGGCCCAGAGCTTCATCTCGGGCGCGATCTCCAAGACGATCAACATGCCGAACTCGGCGACCATCGAGGATTGCAAGGCGGCCTACGAGCTGTCCTGGTCGCTCGGCGTCAAGGCGAATGCGCTCTACCGCGACGGCTCGAAGCTGAGCCAGCCGCTTGCGGCTGCACTCGTGGAGGATGACGAAGAGGCGGAAGAGGTGTTCGAGAGCGGCACGCCGACCGAAAAGGCTGCCGTGCTGGCCGAGAAGATCGTCGAGAAGATCATCGTAAAGGAGATGGTGCGCTCGCATCGCGAGAAGATGCCGCAGCGGCGCAAGGGCTATACCCAGAAGGCCATCGTCGGCGGGCACAAGGTCTATCTGCGCACCGGCGAATACGGTGACGGATCCCTGGGCGAGATCTTCATCGACATGCACAAGGAAGGCGCGGGCTTCCGGGCGATGATGAACAACTTCGCCATCGCGGTCTCGGTCGGTCTCCAGTACGGGGTGCCGCTGGAGGAATTCGTCGATGCCTTCACCTTCACCAAGTTCGAGCCCGCCGGCATGGTCCAGGGCAACGAGACGATCAAGAACGCGACCTCTATCCTCGACTACATCTTCCGCGAACTGGCGGTCAGCTATCTCGACCGCACCGATCTCGCCCATGTCCAGCCCGAAGGCGCGTCCTTCGACACCCTGGGCCGCGGCGAGGCCGAGGAGGGCATCGAGAACGTCTCGGAACTGAGCGAGACCACCGCGTCGAAATCGCTCGAGGTGCTGCGCCAGATCAGTTCGACCGGCTATCTGCGCAACCGTCTGCCGCAGGAGCTCGTGGTGCTTCAGGGCGGGCAGGCGGGGCTTGCCTCGCTCGACACCCAGGCCGCGCGTGGCGGGCTTGCCGTCATGACCTCGACCACCTCGGTCACCGCGACCGCGACGGCAATCGACGCCCGCACCAAGGCGCGGATGCAGGGCTATGAGGGCGAGGCCTGCGGCGAATGCGGAAACTACACGCTGGTGCGCAACGGCACCTGCATGAAATGCAACACCTGCGGCGGGACGTCGGGGTGCAGCTGAAGAAATTGAGAGTTGGGGAGCGATGTTGCCGCACCGCCCCCCGGCTCGTCCCCCGCTTCACCAGCGCGGGCGAGGGACAGAAGCGGGTCGACCTAAGTCGGCCGCAATGAAAGGAGGAACACGGACGGACCCTGCGTTCAATGACGCGCTGCCGTTTCACGGAAGATACATGGCGATACAGAGAACATACCTCAGTCGTCCCCATTCTTCGGTGGATAAGTAGGGAGCTTAAAATGGCTCAACGCAAGAACTCGGAAGTGACAAGTGCCAAGGCCGCATCTGCTGCGTCCAAAGTGCTCAGAAATCCGAAGTCTTCAAAGGCTGCCAAAACAGCAGCTGCGTCGGCGCTCACGCAGCGACCGAACAGGAAAAAGTAATTTTTCCGAAAACGATTGAATAGCCCTCATAGGGGCATTCAATTTCCGAAAGCGTGCCCGACTTGGCGCGTAGGGGGTGTGTGGCGCACGTCGGCCCGCCCTCCGACGAAATAGGGGACGGGCGGGGTGAGATCTCGGCCTTTCTGATATCCGTCGGGGCAGGACTCCGCAGAAAACCGCTGGTTTTCCGCTCTGTCCTGCTCCGTGAGAAATCTGGTGATTTCTCGCGGGACACGGGGCGGGTGCGCTCGCCCCTGACGACGTTCAGGCCGCAGGCAGAAAATATCCGAGCGGTTAACAATCGAGCCTGAACGGCGAAACTGCAAAGGGGCGCCCCGGCGCCCCTTCTTTCTGTCGTCCGGACCTGTGCCGGTTCAGGCCGCCTCGGTCTGGAAGCTGTCGACCTGCTTGTTCAGGGCCGCCGTGAAAGCCGGACGGGCGAGGCAGCGCTGAAGATAGGCTTTTACGACGGGGTATTCGTCCAGCACCGGCTGATCCTCCAGCCCGCGCAGCACCGTGGCCATGGCGATGTCGGCCACCGAGAACCGCTCTGCCAGCCATTCGCGTCCCTCGAGCCAGCCTGTCAGCGACTTGAGACGCAGACCCAGCAGGCGAAGCGCGTTTGCCCGCGCGCCCTCGACCCAGTCCTCGCCGGCATTGAAGATCAGGGGCAGCACCAGGTTGTCGACTCGGGGTTCCACCGAGTTCAGGGCCGCGAAGGTCCAGGCCTCGATCCGGGCGGCGTCCTGAGCATTGCGCGCTGCCAGCCGGTCGGACTTGCGCGAGATATGCAGCAGGATCGCTCCGCTTTCGAACAGCTCGACCGTCTCGTCGCGGTAGGCCGGAACCTGGCCGAAGGGTTGCCAGCGGCGATAGTCGGGCTGGTCGTTCTCGCCCTGCGCAAGCTTGTAGACCGAATACTCGAGCCCCGCTTCCTCCAGCGCCCAGCGGGGCCGCAGGGTTTTGACACGGGTCCGCGCGAAGTCCGGCACCCATTCGAAACTGCTGATCTCGATGCCCATCTTACGCCTCCAGCCTGACGAGGGGTTCGAACCCGCCCCACATCATGCGCATCCCGTCGAAGGGCATGTCCTGCATTTCCTGCATGCGGGGGTCCTTCATCATCTTCTCGAAGCCGCTCTGCGCCGTCGCCTTGTCCGGCCATTCCATCCAGGAAAACACCACGGCCTCGCCTTCCTCGCGCTTCACCGACATCGGGAACGACGTCACCTTGCCCTCCGGCACGTCATCCTCCCAGTTCTCCTGCATCGCGAGGCAACCGTATTCCTTGAAGAGATCCCAGGCCTTCTCGGCCATCTCGCGATAGGCGTCCTTCTTCGCTTCCGGCACGGCCAGAAGAAATCCGCTGATGTATGGCATTCTGTTCACTCCCTGATGAGAATCGCATTTCACCTGCCTTTCGACGTTGACAGCGAAGTAAGTTGATATCAACATAAATTTCGACATGGACCCAGATCTGCCGATTTCCATCACCGTGGAGGTGCGCGACCGCTGCCTCTGCCTGCATGCGCAGCGCGCGGCGCGCAGATTGGGCCGCGCCTTCGACGAGGCGCTGCGTCCTGTCGGGCTGACCAACGGCCAGTTCTCGCTGCTGATGTCGCTCAATCGTCCCGAGGGGCCGAAGCTGGGCGATCTGACCGGGATTTTGGCGATGGACCGGACCACGATCACGGCCGCGCTTAAACCGCTGGAACGGCGGCGGCTGGTCGAATCGCTGCCCGATCCGGAGGACGCCCGTGCCCGCAGGCTTCGACTGACGGATCAGGGCAGGGCGGTCCTCAAGGCGGCGCTGCCAATCTGGCGCGCGACCCACGACCGGATCGACACGCTGCTCTCGGAGATCACGCCGGACGCCTTGCGCGGCGGTCTCTTGGAGGTTCTGGCCGACCCGGCGTGAGGACGCCTCGCTCAGGCCGGCAGATGGATGCGGAACCTCGACCGGATGGCGGCATCCGTGGACGCATCGAAGCGGGCCTGCGCGGGGCGCGATAGTATCTCGTTCTTGAAGGCGGTGGCACGCGCCAGCAGGTCGGGTTTGCCCTTCTCGACCCATTCCTTCGGGGAGGTGCGATCCCCGAGACGGGGATAGATGTAGTCGGTCTGCATCCGCTCCAGCGTCTGTGCAGATCCGAGGTAGTGTCCCGGCCCGCCGATGCAGGTGGCCCTGATCACCTCGAGCGACACCGAATCCTCGGTCACCTCGATCCCGCGCACGCAGCGCAGCGCCTGGCCGATCAGGTCGTCGCCGATGATGAGGGATTCATGGCAGAACCCGAGCAGCGAGGCATGCATGCCCGCCGCCTCATACACCATG encodes:
- a CDS encoding glutathione S-transferase family protein codes for the protein MGIEISSFEWVPDFARTRVKTLRPRWALEEAGLEYSVYKLAQGENDQPDYRRWQPFGQVPAYRDETVELFESGAILLHISRKSDRLAARNAQDAARIEAWTFAALNSVEPRVDNLVLPLIFNAGEDWVEGARANALRLLGLRLKSLTGWLEGREWLAERFSVADIAMATVLRGLEDQPVLDEYPVVKAYLQRCLARPAFTAALNKQVDSFQTEAA
- a CDS encoding DUF1428 domain-containing protein, producing the protein MPYISGFLLAVPEAKKDAYREMAEKAWDLFKEYGCLAMQENWEDDVPEGKVTSFPMSVKREEGEAVVFSWMEWPDKATAQSGFEKMMKDPRMQEMQDMPFDGMRMMWGGFEPLVRLEA
- a CDS encoding MarR family winged helix-turn-helix transcriptional regulator — encoded protein: MDPDLPISITVEVRDRCLCLHAQRAARRLGRAFDEALRPVGLTNGQFSLLMSLNRPEGPKLGDLTGILAMDRTTITAALKPLERRRLVESLPDPEDARARRLRLTDQGRAVLKAALPIWRATHDRIDTLLSEITPDALRGGLLEVLADPA